In Sorghum bicolor cultivar BTx623 chromosome 10, Sorghum_bicolor_NCBIv3, whole genome shotgun sequence, one genomic interval encodes:
- the LOC8064983 gene encoding MADS-box transcription factor 16 yields the protein MGRGKIEIKRIENATNRQVTYSKRRTGIMKKARELTVLCDAQVAIIMFSSTGKYHEFCSPGTDIKTIFDRYQQAIGTSLWNEQYENMQRTLSHLKDINRNLRTEIRQRMGEDLDTLEFDELRGLEQNVDAALKEVRHRKYHVIATQTETYKKKVKHSYEAYKNLQQELGMREDPAFGFVDNTGAGGWDGAAAALGGGAPDMYAFRVVPSQPNLHGMAYGSHDLRLG from the exons ATGGGGCGCGGCAAGATCGAGATCAAGCGGATCGAGAACGCCACCAACCGGCAGGTGACCTACTCCAAGCGCCGCACGGGGATCATGAAGAAGGCGCGCGAGCTCACCGTGCTCTGCGACGCCCAGGTCGCCATCATCATGTTCTCCTCCACCGGCAAGTACCACGAGTTCTGCAGCCCCGGGACCGA CATCAAGACCATCTTTGACCGATACCAGCAGGCCATCGGGACCAGCCTATGGAACGAGCAGTATGAG AATATGCAGCGCACGCTGAGCCATCTCAAGGACATCAATCGCAACCTGCGCACAGAGATTAG GCAAAGGATGGGCGAGGATCTGGACACTCTGGAGTTCGACGAGCTGCGCGGTCTTGAGCAAAATGTTGATGCGGCTCTCAAGGAGGTTCGCCATAGGAAG TACCATGTGATCGCCACACAGACTGAAACTTACAAGAAAAAG GTGAAGCACTCGTACGAGGCGTACAAGAACCTGCAGCAGGAGCTG GGCATGCGCGAGGACCCGGCGTTCGGGTTCGTGGACAACACTGGCGCCGGCGGTTGGgacggcgccgcggcggcgctgggcgGCGGCGCCCCGGACATGTACGCCTTCCGCGTGGTGCCCAGTCAGCCCAACCTGCACGGCATGGCCTATGGCTCCCACGACCTCCGTCTTGGCTAG